A region of Corynebacterium glucuronolyticum DSM 44120 DNA encodes the following proteins:
- the serC gene encoding phosphoserine transaminase, with protein MAITIPTDLLPTDGRFGCGPSKVRPSQVETITTHARDILGTSHRKPGVKNVVGDIRDGLTSFFSLPEGYEILLSLGGATAFWDAATFGLIEKKSGHLAFGEFSTKFATASAAAPWLEEPEIHKTDPGTSPTPVAMPGCDVLAWAHNETSTGAMVEVIRPEGADDALIAIDATSGAGGLPVDITQTDVYYFSPQKCFASDGGLWLGAFSPRAIERIEKIAASDRFQPAFLSLKKALDNSQKNQTYNTPAVATLLMLADQIRWMNENGGLDGMVARTRQSSSILYSWADAHELATPFVADPAGRSLVVGTIDFADTVDAAALASELRENGILDVEPYRKLGRNQLRIGMFPAIEPDDIAQLTRCIDYVLSAMI; from the coding sequence ATGGCTATCACGATTCCCACGGATTTACTTCCAACCGACGGGCGTTTTGGCTGCGGACCATCGAAGGTTCGTCCCAGCCAGGTTGAAACAATCACCACACATGCACGGGATATCCTCGGCACGTCCCACCGCAAGCCAGGTGTGAAAAATGTGGTCGGGGATATCCGGGACGGACTTACGTCCTTCTTCTCGCTGCCCGAAGGCTACGAAATTCTCCTGTCGCTCGGCGGTGCTACAGCGTTTTGGGACGCAGCAACGTTCGGACTGATTGAGAAGAAGTCCGGCCACCTCGCTTTTGGAGAGTTCTCCACCAAATTCGCCACCGCCTCTGCTGCTGCCCCGTGGCTGGAAGAACCCGAGATCCACAAAACTGATCCTGGGACCTCCCCCACTCCAGTGGCGATGCCCGGCTGCGATGTCCTGGCCTGGGCGCACAACGAAACGTCTACGGGTGCGATGGTGGAGGTCATCCGGCCCGAGGGGGCTGACGATGCGCTCATCGCCATCGATGCCACCTCCGGTGCCGGCGGATTGCCGGTGGACATCACCCAGACCGATGTTTATTACTTCTCCCCGCAGAAATGCTTTGCCTCGGACGGCGGCCTCTGGCTTGGTGCTTTCTCTCCGCGCGCAATCGAGCGCATTGAAAAGATCGCGGCCAGCGACCGCTTCCAGCCTGCTTTCCTGTCATTAAAGAAAGCGCTGGATAACTCTCAGAAGAACCAAACATACAACACTCCCGCAGTGGCCACTCTCCTCATGCTTGCGGATCAAATCCGCTGGATGAATGAAAACGGAGGCCTGGACGGAATGGTCGCGCGCACGCGCCAGTCCTCTTCCATCCTTTACTCGTGGGCTGATGCCCACGAGTTGGCAACTCCTTTCGTCGCGGATCCTGCGGGACGATCGCTTGTGGTGGGAACCATTGACTTCGCGGACACAGTGGACGCGGCTGCGCTGGCCTCCGAGCTGCGTGAAAACGGCATTTTGGATGTCGAACCCTACCGCAAGCTCGGCCGGAACCAGCTGCGCATCGGTATGTTCCCGGCGATCGAGCCGGATGACATCGCCCAGCTGACACGCTGCATCGACTACGTCCTTTCTGCCATGATTTAA
- the sepH gene encoding septation protein SepH translates to MRELRLVPAESTASSLVFTTDDSEEFFVEVTSELREILDKKVEEAAAPEPETSYAAPLSLRPREIQERIRAGASVEELAEDMGVTPARIESFAHPVLTERHRMAELARAGYLQAPSTPGAPTVGELVAQAFSRHDYDLERATWDAYRDSTGTWIATVTWTAGFTEYVAEWYVTLKQTGPTIVEPKNSTATDLISPRSSLSYDEPEQMEEEPETPEPEDEMITGELSGDDSFLQNPPAENRRRAGEHRKRKRRKSSTPHWEDVLLGVRATRPPNGGKD, encoded by the coding sequence ATGCGTGAGCTTCGGCTTGTCCCCGCCGAGTCGACTGCATCGTCGTTGGTTTTTACCACGGACGATTCCGAGGAGTTCTTCGTCGAGGTTACCTCCGAGCTACGGGAGATCCTGGATAAGAAGGTAGAAGAAGCAGCAGCGCCCGAACCTGAGACATCGTACGCGGCTCCGCTCAGCCTGCGTCCGCGGGAGATCCAGGAGCGTATTCGCGCGGGCGCGTCTGTGGAAGAACTCGCCGAGGACATGGGGGTCACACCGGCACGTATCGAATCCTTCGCGCACCCTGTGCTTACGGAGCGCCACCGGATGGCCGAACTAGCCCGGGCAGGCTACCTCCAGGCTCCTTCTACTCCGGGTGCGCCCACGGTGGGAGAGCTTGTTGCCCAGGCTTTTTCGCGCCATGATTACGACCTTGAGCGCGCCACGTGGGATGCGTATCGCGATAGCACAGGCACGTGGATTGCAACCGTCACGTGGACAGCGGGCTTCACCGAGTATGTTGCCGAGTGGTACGTCACCCTCAAGCAGACGGGTCCGACCATTGTTGAGCCGAAGAACTCCACGGCAACTGACCTCATTTCTCCCCGGTCGTCTCTTTCCTACGACGAGCCGGAGCAGATGGAGGAGGAGCCGGAGACCCCAGAGCCGGAAGACGAAATGATCACTGGAGAGCTGTCAGGAGACGACAGTTTCCTGCAGAACCCGCCGGCCGAGAACCGTCGACGAGCGGGAGAACATCGCAAGAGGAAGCGGAGGAAGTCGAGCACACCTCACTGGGAGGATGTCCTCCTCGGCGTGCGCGCAACGCGTCCGCCCAACGGGGGTAAGGACTAG